Within Deinococcus wulumuqiensis R12, the genomic segment GCGCAGAAGCTCTCGCGGGCGCTGACCAACGACCCCGGCATGGGCGTCATTCGCCACGCCGACGCGGGCTACGACCACGCGCTGAACGTGGCGCGGGAACGCGGGATCGACCTGCCGAGTCTGGGGATTGAGGACAAGGACTGAACCGTGACCGCTGGAGCAAGGGCGTCAGTCGCCAAGAACCCCGTCGTACACGTCACTCAGGCTCAGCCGGGTGCCGAGGCAGGGAATGTCGATGGCCCCTTCTCCAGCGACCTCATGCAGCGTCCATTCGTTCCCCTCGCGCTGGTAGGCGTAGATGCGGCGCTCGTTCTGCTCGACGATCAGGTAGGTCTGCAACGTCGGAATGCCTGTGTACATCGCGTATTTGCCCACCCGGTCAGTGCTGGCGCTGCTGGGCGACAGGACTTCGACGAGCAGGCAGGGGGCCGTCTCGAAATAGGTCTGGAACGTGTCGCCGCAGGCCAGCATCACGTCGGGGTAGAACATGGCGTTGCCGACCTGAAGCCGCATCTCACCCATGTGAAGGCGGCAGCCCTGGCGTCTGGCCTCGCGGAACAGCGAACCGGCGATGTTCATTCCAATCTGCGAATGCCCCTGGCTCACCCCGGCCGGCGCGTGCAACGCGTACACGAAGCCCGCCACGAACTCCCGCTTGAACGGGCTGAGTTCTTCCGTCCGCAGATATTCGTCCATGCTCATCGCATTGAAGGCAGGCTCCGTCATGCCCTTATGGTAGCGGCCTGAGAGGAACTCCCCATGACCCACCCCACCCACCTGACCTACTCCGGCATTCCCACCTTCGCCCGCGCCCCACTGGTCGACCCTTTCGGCGACTGGCGCAGTGACGTGGCCGTGCTGGGCGTGCCCTTCGACATCGCCCTGGGCTTCCGGCCCGGTGCCCGTTTCGCGCCGCGTGCCCTGCGGGAAGCGTCCCTGCGGAGCGTGCCCCCATTCACTGGGCTTGACGGCAGAACCCGCCTCGCGGGCGTGACCTTTGCCGATGCCAGCGACGTGATTCTGCCCAGCCTGGAACCCGAACTGGCGCACGAGCGCACCACCGAGGCGGCCCGAGCCGTGCGCCAGCGCTGCAAAGTCCCCGTGTTCCTGGGCGGCGACCACTCGGTGAGTTATCCGCTGCTGCGGGCCTTTGCCGACGTGCCCGACCTCCACATCGTGCAACTGGACGCCCACCTGGATTTCACCGACGTTCGCAACGACACGCGCTGGAGCAATTCCAGCCCCTTCCGCCGGGCGTGCGAGGCCCTGCCCAACCTGAAGCACATCACCACCGTGGGTCTGCGCGGGCTGCGCTTCGACCCCGAAGCGGTGGCGGCGGCGCGGGCACGCGGGCACACCCTCATTCCGATGGAGGACGTGACCGCCGACCTGAACGCCGTGCTGGAGCGGCTGCCCCAGGGCAAGAACGTCTACTTTTCCGTCGATGTGGACGGCTTCGACCCCGCCGTCATTCCCGGCACGTCCAGCCCCGAACCCGACGGCCTGACCTACGCGCAGGGCATGAAAATTCTGGCGGCGGCAGCGGCAAAAAATAACATTGTCGGCATGGACGTGGTCGAACTCGCGCCGGGCCTCGACCCGACGGGCCGCAGCGAACTCCTGATGGCGCGACTGATGATGGAGACGTTGTGCGAGGTGTTCGACCATGTCTGAGACGCTGTTTACCGGGATTTCCCAGCTCGTCACCCCCCGCCCCGGCCCGCAGCGCGGCGCGGCGATGCGTGAGCTGAACATGACCGAGGACGCTGCTCTGCTGGTGAAAGACGGCGTGACTCACTGGGTCGGCCCCGCTGCTCAGGCTCCTACCGCCGCCGAAACCGTTGACCTCGGCGGGCGGGCCGTGGTGCCGGGCCTGGTTGACCCCCACACCCACGCGGTCTGGGCGGGTGACCGGCTGGCCGACTGGGAAGCCAAGCTGAGCGGCGCGACCTACGAGGAGATTCTGGCGCGGGGCGGCGGCATCCGCTCGACCATGCGGGCCACGGCTGCCGCTGGCGTGGAAGAACTCGTCGCGCTGGCCCGCCCACGCCTCGCCGCGCTGCGGGCGTCCGGCGCGACCACCACCGAAGTCAAGAGCGGCTACGGCCTCGACTTCGACGCCGAGCTACGGATGCTGCGGGCCGTGCGCGAGTTGCAGGCCGAGTTCGAGCTGCGGCCCACCTTGCTCATTCACGTGCCGCCCACCGAGGGCCGCACCGCATACGTGCAGGGCGTCTGCGCCGACCTGATTCCGCAGGTGGCCCGTGAGGGGCTGGCGGAAGCGGTGGACGTGTTCACCGAGAAGGAAGCGTTCAGCGTGGAGGAAACGCGGCAGATCTTCGCGGCGGCGCGGACGCACGGCCTGCGGGTCAAGCTGCACGCCGACCAGTTCCACGCCATCGGCGGCACTGAGCTGGCGTGCGAGGTGGGGGCACTCAGCGTGGATCACCTCGAAGCGAGCACCGAAGCACAAATCCGCGCCCTGGCCGCGTCGGACACGGTGGCGACGATTCTGCCGGGGGTGACGCTACACCTGGGCCTGCCCGCCGCTCCGGGCCGGAAACTCATTGATGCAGGCGCGATTGTCGCCGTCGGCACCGACCTCAACCCCGGTTCCTCGCCCGTGTTCAGCACGCAACTGGCGCTTGCCCTCGCCATTCGCCTGTGCAAACTGACGCCCGCCGAAGCGCTCACCGCCTGCACCGTCAACGCGGCGCACGCGCTCGGCCTGCCTGACCGGGGCAGCCTGAGCGCAGGCCAGCGGGCCGATTTTCTGGTGCTGCACAGCCCCGACTGGCGCGACCTTCCCTACACCCTGGGCGCAAGTCCCGTGCAGGACGTGTTTCTTGCAGGAGTAAAGCTATGATTCTGGACAACCATCTCAGCCTGCCGCAGTTCATTCAGGTCGTCCGGCACGGCGAAAAAGTCGAACTTTCAGACGCCGCCCGCCAGCGCATTCAAACCGCCCGCGCCGTGATTAAAAACATCGTGGAGGGCGACGCGGCCATCTACGGCGTGAACACCGGCTTCGGCAAGTTCGAGAACGTGCAGATCGACCCCAGCCAGCTCGCGCAGCTTCAGTACAACCTGATCGTGTCGCACGCCATCGGGGTGGGCGAACCGCTGCCTGCCGAGGTGGTGCGCGGCATGCTCCTCTTGCGGGCGCAGTCGCTCTCGCTGGGGCATTCCGGCGTGCGCGTGGAAGTGGTCGAATTGCTGCTCTCACTCCTGAACGCCGGAGCGCATCCGGTCATTCCCGCGCAGGGCAGCGTGGGGGCGTCGGGCGACCTCGCGCCGCTGGCGCACCTCGCTCTGGGGCTGATCGGGCTGGGCGAAATCGAATATCAGGGTCAGGTGCGGCCCGCCGCCGACGTGCTGGGCGAACTGGGGCTGCGGCCCGTCACCTTGCAGGCGAAGGAAGGGCTGGCCCTCATCAACGGCACGCAGCTGATGGGCAGCCTGCTGGCGCTGGCGCTGCACGACGCAAAAACGCTGCTGGGCACGGCAAACCTGGCCGCCGCGATGACGGTGGAAGCCAAGTACGGCTCGCACCGGCCCTTTCAGAGCGACGTGGTGGGCCTGCGCCCGCACCCCGGCGCGGTGGAAGTCGCCCGCGAGCTGCGCGAGTTCCTGGCCGGGTCGGAGATTGCCCCCAGCCACCTGACCGGCGACGGCAAGGTGCAGGACGCCTACAGCCTGCGGGCCGTGCCCCAGGTACACGGGGCCACCTGGGACGCCATCGCCCAGGCCGAGCGCGTGCTGGCGGTGGAATTCGCGTCCGTCACCGACAATCCCCTGATTTTCCCGGAGACTGGCGAGGTCGTTTCGGGCGGCAACTTCCACGGGCAGCCGCTGGCCGTGACCATCGACGCGCTCAAGGTCGCGGTGGCCGAACTGGGCAGCATTTCCGAGCGCCGCACCGAGCAACTGCTCAACCCGGCGCTGAGCGGCCTGCCCGCGTTCCTGACACCGCAGGGAGGCCTGAACAGCGGCTTCATGATCGCGCAGTACACCTCGGCGGCGCTGGTGAGCGAGAACAAGGTGCTGGCCCACCCCGCCAGCGTGGACTCCATTCCCACCAGCGCCAACCAGGAAGACCATGTGAGCATGGGCGCACACGCGGCGCGGCAGCTGCGGGCCATCGTGCAGAACGTGCAAAACGTGCTGGCCATCGAGCTGATGTGCGCGGCGCAGGGGTTGGACTTCCAGAAGCTGCGGGCCGGGAAGGGCGTGCAGGCCGCCTACGAGTACATCCGTTCATTCGTGCCGCACCTGGAGCAGGACCGTTACTTCCGGCCGGAGGTGCTGCGCCTGCGGGAGGAAATCGCGTCTGGTGGGCTGCTGCGGGTGGCTCAGGCGGTGCCATTGGGGACGGTGACTCCGGCCAAGCTGGCCGACCGGGGAGAGAACGACCTGGACACGACTTCGCGGCACTGATACCTAGAGCATTTGACATAATCAAGACATGCGAAGGGTCGGGGGAGCAGGGTACGGGAACGATCTGCGGGAGCGCATTGTTGAGGCCAGGCATGCCGGGATGAGTACCCGTGAAGTGGCAGCGCGCTTTCAAGTTGGTGTGATCACGGTTCAGAAGTATCTCCGTAAAGAGAAGGCTGGGACACTCACTGAACGTATCCGTCCACCGGGCCGCCCCAGGAAGATGCAACCAGAACACGAAGAACAGCTCCTCAAGCAAGTTGAGGAGCGTCCAGACGACACTTTACAGGAGCATGCCGACAAGCTCTTTGAATGCACTGGTTTCAAAACGTCGTATCGCACCGTTGATCGCGTCTTCCGACGGCATGGGATCACCCATAAAAAAAACGCTGGTCGCCAGCGAGCGGAATGAGGAACTGCGAACGCAGTTCCAGGGCGATATTTCCGCTGTGCTTCCGACACCAGCAAAATTGGTTTTTTTGGACGAATGCGGCTTTAACACCGCGCTCACTCGTCTGTATGGCCGAGCGCCAAGTCATCAACGGGCAACAGGGCAGACTC encodes:
- a CDS encoding IS630 family transposase (programmed frameshift), producing the protein MRRVGGAGYGNDLRERIVEARHAGMSTREVAARFQVGVITVQKYLRKEKAGTLTERIRPPGRPRKMQPEHEEQLLKQVEERPDDTLQEHADKLFECTGFKTSYRTVDRVFRRHGITHKKTLVASERNEELRTQFQGDISAVLPTPAKLVFLDECGFNTALTRLYGRAPSHQRATGQTPRNWGKNQTLICALQASGPFAPLVIEGAVNGTIFEWYIREVLCPALTPGQVVVLDNLSAHHRASVKQLIEERGCTLLFLPPYSPDFNPIEMMFSKLKALIRAGQWREVHLLIEAMGLALSQVSLKDIFGWFTHVYRSISFCQML
- a CDS encoding agmatinase translates to MTHPTHLTYSGIPTFARAPLVDPFGDWRSDVAVLGVPFDIALGFRPGARFAPRALREASLRSVPPFTGLDGRTRLAGVTFADASDVILPSLEPELAHERTTEAARAVRQRCKVPVFLGGDHSVSYPLLRAFADVPDLHIVQLDAHLDFTDVRNDTRWSNSSPFRRACEALPNLKHITTVGLRGLRFDPEAVAAARARGHTLIPMEDVTADLNAVLERLPQGKNVYFSVDVDGFDPAVIPGTSSPEPDGLTYAQGMKILAAAAAKNNIVGMDVVELAPGLDPTGRSELLMARLMMETLCEVFDHV
- a CDS encoding Uma2 family endonuclease, whose product is MTEPAFNAMSMDEYLRTEELSPFKREFVAGFVYALHAPAGVSQGHSQIGMNIAGSLFREARRQGCRLHMGEMRLQVGNAMFYPDVMLACGDTFQTYFETAPCLLVEVLSPSSASTDRVGKYAMYTGIPTLQTYLIVEQNERRIYAYQREGNEWTLHEVAGEGAIDIPCLGTRLSLSDVYDGVLGD
- the hutI gene encoding imidazolonepropionase gives rise to the protein MSETLFTGISQLVTPRPGPQRGAAMRELNMTEDAALLVKDGVTHWVGPAAQAPTAAETVDLGGRAVVPGLVDPHTHAVWAGDRLADWEAKLSGATYEEILARGGGIRSTMRATAAAGVEELVALARPRLAALRASGATTTEVKSGYGLDFDAELRMLRAVRELQAEFELRPTLLIHVPPTEGRTAYVQGVCADLIPQVAREGLAEAVDVFTEKEAFSVEETRQIFAAARTHGLRVKLHADQFHAIGGTELACEVGALSVDHLEASTEAQIRALAASDTVATILPGVTLHLGLPAAPGRKLIDAGAIVAVGTDLNPGSSPVFSTQLALALAIRLCKLTPAEALTACTVNAAHALGLPDRGSLSAGQRADFLVLHSPDWRDLPYTLGASPVQDVFLAGVKL
- the hutH gene encoding histidine ammonia-lyase, whose amino-acid sequence is MILDNHLSLPQFIQVVRHGEKVELSDAARQRIQTARAVIKNIVEGDAAIYGVNTGFGKFENVQIDPSQLAQLQYNLIVSHAIGVGEPLPAEVVRGMLLLRAQSLSLGHSGVRVEVVELLLSLLNAGAHPVIPAQGSVGASGDLAPLAHLALGLIGLGEIEYQGQVRPAADVLGELGLRPVTLQAKEGLALINGTQLMGSLLALALHDAKTLLGTANLAAAMTVEAKYGSHRPFQSDVVGLRPHPGAVEVARELREFLAGSEIAPSHLTGDGKVQDAYSLRAVPQVHGATWDAIAQAERVLAVEFASVTDNPLIFPETGEVVSGGNFHGQPLAVTIDALKVAVAELGSISERRTEQLLNPALSGLPAFLTPQGGLNSGFMIAQYTSAALVSENKVLAHPASVDSIPTSANQEDHVSMGAHAARQLRAIVQNVQNVLAIELMCAAQGLDFQKLRAGKGVQAAYEYIRSFVPHLEQDRYFRPEVLRLREEIASGGLLRVAQAVPLGTVTPAKLADRGENDLDTTSRH